The DNA window ACTCCGTCCGAGAATCAGACCACCAGTCAGACGACCGGCGACTCGACGGCCACCAAATCGCGCCGACCCCGGGCGACTCGCCGCGGACCGGATCAGCTGCGCACCGTCCACGAAACGTCCGCCGGAGGGCTGGTCATCGACGGTCTCGACGGGCCGCGCGAATCGCAGGTCGCCGCCCTGATCGGGCGCATCGACCGCCGCGGGCGGATGCTGTGGTCGCTGCCCAAGGGGCATATCGAACTCGGTGAGACCGCCGAGCAGACCGCTATCAGAGAAGTAGCCGAGGAGACCGGCATCCGCGGCAGCGTGCTGGCCGCGCTGGGCCGCATCGACTATTGGTTCGTCACCGACGGCCGCCGCGTGCACAAGACCGTGCACCACTACTTAATGCGTTTCTCCGGCGGCGAGCTGTCCGATGACGATCTGGAAGTCGCCGAGGTCGCCTGGGTACCGATGGGCGAACTGCCGTCCCGGCTCGCCTACGCCGACGAACGTCGCCTTGCCCGCGTGGCCGACGAGCTGATCGACAAGCTGCAAAACGACGGCCCGGCCTCGCTGCCGCCGCTGCCACCCAGTTCGCCGCGGCGCCGCCCGCAGACGCACTCGCGGACTCGGCATTCTGACAAACCGGCCGCGAGCCGGAAGAACGGCCACGGACCGGGGCCGTGACAGCTGCGCGTCTGCGTTGGGCCGGCCTGGCGCGTATAGCCGCCGTCCTCGCCATCGTGGCCGGAATCGCGGTACTCACCGGGCCGGTGATTCCCCGTGCGGCCGCCGGCGAGCCCGGGGTGACGCCGTTTGTCCGCGTACGCATCGATCAGGTCACCCCGGATGTGGTCACCACGACCAGTCCGCCCGTCGTGACCGTCACCGGCATGGTGACCAACATCGGCGACCGCCCCGTCCGCGACGTCATGGTCCGGCTCGAGCACGCCGGCGCGGTCACCGCCTCCGCCGGGTTACGCACCACGCTGGACGGCGACACCGACGGGTACCAGCCCGCCGCGGATTTCCTCACTGTGGCTCCCGAGCTGCAGCGCGGCCAGGAAGTCGGCTTCACCCTGTCGGCCCCCCTGCGGGCACTGACCAAGCCGTCGCTGGGAGTGGAGAAGCCCGGCATTTACCCCGTGCTGGTCAACGTGAACGGCACGCCGGACTACGGCGCGCCCGCCCGGCTGGACAACGCGCGATTCCTGCTGCCCGCCGTGGGGGTGCCGCCCGACCGCGCCGACGACGTCGGCTCCGCTGTCGCGCCCGACACCTCCAAACCGGTGTTGATCACCATGCTGTGGCCGCTGGCCGACCGGCCGCGCCTGGCTCCCGGCGTGCCGGGGGGAACCATCCCGGTACGGCTGGTTGACGACGACCTGGCCACCTCGTTGGCCAGCGGCGGCCGCCTCGACATCCTGCTGGCTTCGGCCGAGGTCGCCACCAGTCACGACGTCGACCCCGACGGCGCCGTCGGCCGCGCACTCTGTTTGGCGATCGATCCGGATCTGCTGGTCACCGTCAACGCGATGACCGCCGGCTATGTCGTATCCAATTCCCCGGACGGGCCCGCGCAACTGCCCGGCGCCCCCACCCACCCGGGCGCCGGGCAGGCCACCGCGACCGAATGGCTGAACCGCCTGCGCGCGCTGGCACACCGGACCTGCGTGACCCCGCTGCCGTACGCGCAAGCTGATCTAGATGCCGTGCAGCGGGTCAACGATCCCGGTCTCAGCGCGATCGCCACCACGAGCGCCAACGGCATCATCGACAAGATCCTGGACGTCTCCTCGGTGCGCGGCGCCACGCTGGTGCCCGACGGCCCGCTGACCGGCCGCGCGGTCAAGTTGCTCAGCGGCAACGACAACACGGTCGCGATCGCCGCCGCCGACTTGTCGGCCGCCGACTCCGAGACCGGCGTCGACACCGCGCCCCGGCGGTTGTCCGCGCAGGTCACGGTCGCGCCGTTCGACCCCGCCGTCGGGGCCGCACTGGCTGGGGCGGGCACCGCCCCCGACGTGCCGACATACCTGGACTCGTCCATGACCGTCCGGCTGGGCCACGATTCGGTGACCGCACGCCGCCAGGACGCTTTGGGGTCGATGTTCTGGCAGGCGCTGCGCCACGACGACCCGCGCACCCAGATCCTGGTCCCGCCGACGACGTGGAATCTGCAGGCCGACGACGCCCAGGTCATCTTGACGGCGCTGGCCACCACCATCCGCTCCGGTCTGGCGCTGCCGCGCCCGCTGCCGGCCGTGATCACCGAGGCCAACCAGGCTGCACAAGCCCACCCCCAACCGCCCGAAGAGGTCGGCGCCTACACCTCCGCCCGCGGCCAGTTCAACGACGACGTCACCGCCGGGATCACCGGTCAGGTCGGCCGGCTGTGGGCGTTGACCTCGTCGCTGATGACCGACGACCGCACCGGGCTGACCGGCGTCCAGTACACCGCGCCGCTGCGCGAGGACATGCTGCGGGCGCTGAGCCAGTCCGAACCGCCCGACACCCGCAACGGGCTGGCCCAGCAGCGCCTGGCGGTGGTCGGCAAAACGATCAACGACCTGTTCGGTGCCGTCACGATCGTCAACCCGGGCGGCTCCTACACCCTGGCCACCGAGCACAGCCCGCTGCCTCTGGCGCTACACAACGGCCTGGCCGTGCCGATCCGGGTGCGGCTGCACGTCGACGCGCCGCCGGGGATGAACGTCACCGACGTCGGTCAGATCGAATTGCCGCCGGGTTACCTGCCGCTGCGGATCCCGATCGAGGTGAATTTCACCCAGCGCGTCGCCGTTGACGTGACCCTGCGGACCGCGGACGGTCTGCGGCTGGGCGAGCCGGTGCGGTTGTCGGTGCATTCCAACGCCTACGGCAAGGTCCTGTTCGCCATCACGCTGTCCGCCGCGGCGGTGCTGGTCCTGCTGGCCGGCCGGCGGTTGTGGCACCGCTTCCGCGGGCAGCCCGACCGCGCCGACCTGGACCGTCCCGACCCACCCGATGCCCGGCACGCCGCGGGACCTGGCGAGACGCGCGACGACGCCGACCGGCGGGCCGAAGAAGAGCACCGAGTATGACCCCCGCTTATCGGCAGGCCGAACCGCACCACCACCACCGCCTGCCCGAGCCGCCGCGGCGTTCCCGGATGCCGGGCTCCCCGCCGACCGGGCCGCTGCCGCCCGTGGCAGCCGAGATAGACCGTCGACGCCCCGAGCTGTCCGACTCCGCGGTCGTCTCGCGGTCGTGGGCGATGGCCTTCGCCACGTTGATCAGCCGGCTCACCGGCTTCGCCCGTGTGGTGCTGCTGGCCGCGATCCTGGGCGCGGCGTTGTCCAGCGCGTTCTCGGTGGCCAATCAGCTGCCCAACCTGGTGGCGGCCCTGGTGCTCGAGGCGACGTTCACCGCGATCTTCGTGCCGGTGTTGGCGCGCGCCGAGCAGAGCGACCCCGACGGCGGCGCGGCCTTCGTGCGGCGCCTGGTCACATTGACGACGGCGCTCCTGATCGTCGCCACCGCACTGTCGGTGGCGGCCGCCCCGCTGTTGGTGCGGCTGATGCTGGGCCGCGCCCCGCAAGTCAACGAGCCGCTCACCGTCGCCTTCGCCTATCTGCTGCTCCCCCAGGTCCTCGCCTACGGCCTGACGTCGGTGTTCATGGCGATCCTGAACACCCGCAACGTATTTGGGCCCACGGCGTGGGCGCCCGTCGTCAACAACGTCGTCGCGCTGATCACCCTGGCGGTCTACGCACTGGTTCCCGGTGAGCTGTCGGTCGACCCCGTCCGCATGGGCAACGCCAAGCTGCTGGTGCTCGCCATCGGCACCACGCTGGGCGTGTTCGCTCAAACCGGCCTGCTGCTGGTGGCACTGCGGCGCCAACGCGTCGACCTGCGCCCACTGTGGGGAATCGACCAGCGCCTCAAGCGCTTCGGCACCATGGCCGCCGCCATGGTGCTCTACGTGCTGATCAGCCAGCTCGGCCTGGTCGTCGGCAATCAGATCGCCAGCACCGCGGCGGCCTCCGGCCCCGCGATCTACAACTACACCTGGCTGGTCCTGATGCTGCCGTTCGGGATGATCGGCGTGACGGTGCTGACCGTGGTGATGCCGCGGCTGAGCCGCAACGCCGCCGCCGACGATACTCAGGCCGTCCTGGGCGACCTGTCGCTGGCCACCCGGCTGACGTTGATCACGCTGATCCCGATCGTGGCGTTCATGACCGTCGGCGGTCCCGCCATGGGCAGCGCGCTGTTCGCCTACGGCCATTTCGGGAACGTCGACGCCGGCTACCTGGGCGCCGCGATCACCCTCTCGGCCTTCACGCTGATCCCCTACGGCCTGGTGCTCCTGCAACTGCGGGTGTTCTACGCGCGGGAACAGCCGTGGACGCCGATCGTCATCATCCTCGTCATCACGGCCGTCAAAATCCTGGGCTCGGTGCTGGCCCCGCACCTCACCGACGACCCCAAGCTGGTGGCCGGCTTCCTCGGGCTGGCCAATGGCGTCGGATTCCTCGCCGGCGCGGTCATCGGCTACCTCCTGCTGCGACGCGCCCTGCTGCCGGCGGGTGGCCACCTGATCGGCGTCGGCGAGGTCCGGACCATCCTGGTGACGCTCACCGCGTCCATGCTGGCCGGGTTGATCGCACATGTCAGCGACCGGCTGCTGGGGCTGGACCACCTGACCGAGCACGGTGGCGCCGGCTCCCTGCTTCGCCTGTTCGTCCTGGGGCTGATCATGCTGCCCATCACCGCCGCGGTCATGCTGCGCGCACAGGTCCCCGAAGCGCGGGCGGCGCTGGACGCCCTCCGCTACCGCATCACGGGCCGCGGGCCGCGCCCGCGCAGACCACGTGCAAAGGATCGATCGTCTCACCGGCGCCCGGTCACGTACCCTGAGCAGAGGAATTCTTCCCCGCCTGGGGTAAATGCGGTCCAGGAGCCGATCCGGCGCAGGCCTCCGGAGCGGGCCAACCGAGCCCCGGCTAGCGAAAGGACCGGAGGTGACCGACCGCCCGATGGAGAGCGCATCCCCCAGCGCTGGACCTGGCGCAGGTTCAGGTACTCCGCTGCCGCGGCCGGTCGCCGACGACTTCCACCCCGACATCCCCGCTGACGAGCCCCAACGGTCCGCGCAGCGCCCGTCCGATCAGGCCAGGAGCGATGTGCCCGGGGAATCCCGGCGCGCACCGACCCCGTTCGAAGCGCCGCGCGAGCGTTCGGCAGACGCCGCGGGAGACGACGTGCACCTGGTGCCGGGCGCCCGGATCGCCGGCGGACGGTATCGCCTGCTGGTGTTCCACGGCGGCGCGCCGCCGCTGCAGTTCTGGCAGGCGCTGGACACCGCCCTGGACCGGCAGGTGGCGCTGACCTTCGTCGACCCCGACGGTGCTCTGCCCGACGAGGTCCTGCAGGAGATCCTGTCGCGCACCCTGCGGCTCAGCCGCATCGACAAACCCGGAATCGCCCGAGTGCTCGATGTCGTGCACACCGGCTCGGGCGGCCTGGTGGTCTCGGAGTGGATTCGGGGCGGCTCGCTGCAGGAGGTGGCCGACACCGCACCTTCACCGGTGGGGGCCGTGCGGGCCATGCAGTCCCTGGCCGCCGCCGCCGACGCCGCCCACCGCGCCGGCGTCGCCCTGTCGATCGACCACCCCAGCCGGGTGCGGGTCAGCATTGAGGGCGACGTCGTGCTGGCCTACCCGGCGACCATGCCCGACGCCAACCCGCAGGATGACATCCGCGGCATCGGTGCCGCGCTCTACGCCCTGCTGGTCAATCGGTGGCCCATCCTGGAGAGCGGGGTGCGCAGCGGACTCGCGGCGGCCGAGCGCGACTCCTCGGGTAATCCCGTCGAACCCATGTCCGTCGACCGCGACATCCCGTTCCAGATCTCCGCCGTCGCCGTCCGAGCCGTCCAGGAGGACGGCGGGATCCGCAGCGCCTCAACGCTTTTGAACCTGCTTCAGCAGGCCACCGCGGTCGCCGACCGCACCGAAGTGCTCGGACCGATCGACGATTCACCCTCGCCGTCAACTGCCCTGCTCTCAACCGGTCAGGACCAGGCGGCCTTCGCGCGCCGACGACGCAATGTGATCATCGGGGTCGCGGCCGGCCTTGCCGTCATCGTGGTGGCCCTGCTGCTGCTGGCGTCGATCGTGAGCAAGATCTTCGGCAACGTCGGTGGCGGCCTCAATAAGGATGAGCTCGGACTCAACAGCCCTTCGTCGTCGTCCGCCTCGGCAACGTCGAGCGCCCCGTCCGCGGCGGCGGGCAGCGTCGTCAAGCCGACCAAAGCCACAGTCTTCTCCCCCGACGGCGACGCCGACAACGCCGGGACCGCGGGCCAGGCCATCGACGGCGACCCCTCGACGGCTTGGGCGACCGAGGTCTACACCGACGCCGTCCCCTTCCCCAGCTTCAAGCAGGGCGAGGGGCTGATCTTGCAGCTGCCCAGCCCCACCGTCATCGGCCAAGTCAGCATCGACACGCCCAGCAGCGGAACCAAGGTTGAGATCCGCGCGGCATCCTCGCCGTCGCCGTCCAGCCTCAACGACACCACCGTGCTGGCCCCGGCCTTCACGCTCAAGCCCGGCCACAACGTGATCCCGGTCAAGGCCGGCTCGCCGACGTCGAATCTGCTGGTGTGGATATCCACGCTGGGAACCACCAGCGGCAAGA is part of the Mycobacterium mantenii genome and encodes:
- a CDS encoding NUDIX hydrolase, with the translated sequence MSDGEQGKRRRRRGRRRGRGAATPSENQTTSQTTGDSTATKSRRPRATRRGPDQLRTVHETSAGGLVIDGLDGPRESQVAALIGRIDRRGRMLWSLPKGHIELGETAEQTAIREVAEETGIRGSVLAALGRIDYWFVTDGRRVHKTVHHYLMRFSGGELSDDDLEVAEVAWVPMGELPSRLAYADERRLARVADELIDKLQNDGPASLPPLPPSSPRRRPQTHSRTRHSDKPAASRKNGHGPGP